One segment of Syngnathus scovelli strain Florida chromosome 6, RoL_Ssco_1.2, whole genome shotgun sequence DNA contains the following:
- the morf4l1 gene encoding mortality factor 4-like protein 1 isoform X1, with product MAPKQDPKPKFQEGERVLCFHGPLLYEAKCVKINVKEKQIKYFIHYSGWNKNWDEWVPESRVLKYVDSNLQKQKELQKANQDHYVEGRMRGAAPNKKIPATSQKNDVKTKKNKQKIDSKWQNGRLLRWIKMAPGPGEGPSSVSDPTHPPRKKRARVDPTVESEETFINRVEVKVKIPEELKPWLVDDWDLITRQKQLFHLPAKKNVDTVLEDYANYKKSRGTSDSKEFAVSEVVAGVREYFNVMLGTQLLYKFERPQYADILANHPDTSMSQIYGAPHLLRLFVRIGAMLAYTPLDEKSLALLLTYLQDFLKYLVKNSATLFSASDYEVAPPEYHRKAV from the exons AAGCTAAG TGTGTTAAGATAAACGTCAAGGAGAAACAAATCAAGTACTTCATTCATTACAGCGGGTGGAATAAAAA TTGGGACGAATGGGTTCCTGAGAGTAGAGTTCTGAAGTATGTGGACAGCAATCTGCAAAAACAGAAAGAGCTTCAGAAGGCCAACCA AGACCATTATGTTGAAGGAAGAATGAGGGGTGCTGCACCGAATAAGAAGATACCCGCGACGTCACAAAAAAACGACGT GAAAACCAagaagaacaaacaaaaaa ttgacagcaagtggcaaaatgggcgcctcctgagatggataaaaatgg CTCCTGGTCCAGGAGAAGGTCCGAGTTCAGTCAGTGATCCCACGCACCCTCCACGAAAGAAGAGGGCTCGCGTTGACCCCACTGTTGAAAGT GAGGAGACCTTTATAAACAGAGTGGAAGTTAAAGTCAAAATTCCCGAAGAGCTAAAACCTTGGCTTGTAGATGACTGGGATCTGATTACACGGCAAAAACAG CTCTTCCATCTGCCTGCCAAGAAGAACGTTGACACAGTGCTTGAAGATTATGCAAACTACAAGAAATCGAGAGGAACCTCGGACAGCAA GGAGTTTGCGGTGAGCGAGGTCGTCGCCGGCGTGCGGGAATATTTCAACGTCATGCTGGGCACGCAGCTGCTCTACAAATTTGAGAGGCCACAGTACGCAGACATCTTGGCCAACCACCCAGATACGTCCATGTCGCAGATCTACGGCGCCCCGCACCTCTTAAGGCTCTTCG TGCGAATCGGAGCCATGTTGGCTTACACTCCCCTGGATGAGAAGAGCCTGGCACTGCTGCTCACCTACCTGCAAGATTTCCTCAA GTACCTCGTCAAGAACTCTGCGACACTCTTCAGCGCCAGCGACTACGAGGTGGCCCCGCCGGAgtaccaccgaaaggccgtttGA
- the morf4l1 gene encoding mortality factor 4-like protein 1 isoform X2, with protein MAPKQDPKPKFQEGERVLCFHGPLLYEAKCVKINVKEKQIKYFIHYSGWNKNWDEWVPESRVLKYVDSNLQKQKELQKANQDHYVEGRMRGAAPNKKIPATSQKNDVKTKKNKQKTPGPGEGPSSVSDPTHPPRKKRARVDPTVESEETFINRVEVKVKIPEELKPWLVDDWDLITRQKQLFHLPAKKNVDTVLEDYANYKKSRGTSDSKEFAVSEVVAGVREYFNVMLGTQLLYKFERPQYADILANHPDTSMSQIYGAPHLLRLFVRIGAMLAYTPLDEKSLALLLTYLQDFLKYLVKNSATLFSASDYEVAPPEYHRKAV; from the exons AAGCTAAG TGTGTTAAGATAAACGTCAAGGAGAAACAAATCAAGTACTTCATTCATTACAGCGGGTGGAATAAAAA TTGGGACGAATGGGTTCCTGAGAGTAGAGTTCTGAAGTATGTGGACAGCAATCTGCAAAAACAGAAAGAGCTTCAGAAGGCCAACCA AGACCATTATGTTGAAGGAAGAATGAGGGGTGCTGCACCGAATAAGAAGATACCCGCGACGTCACAAAAAAACGACGT GAAAACCAagaagaacaaacaaaaaa CTCCTGGTCCAGGAGAAGGTCCGAGTTCAGTCAGTGATCCCACGCACCCTCCACGAAAGAAGAGGGCTCGCGTTGACCCCACTGTTGAAAGT GAGGAGACCTTTATAAACAGAGTGGAAGTTAAAGTCAAAATTCCCGAAGAGCTAAAACCTTGGCTTGTAGATGACTGGGATCTGATTACACGGCAAAAACAG CTCTTCCATCTGCCTGCCAAGAAGAACGTTGACACAGTGCTTGAAGATTATGCAAACTACAAGAAATCGAGAGGAACCTCGGACAGCAA GGAGTTTGCGGTGAGCGAGGTCGTCGCCGGCGTGCGGGAATATTTCAACGTCATGCTGGGCACGCAGCTGCTCTACAAATTTGAGAGGCCACAGTACGCAGACATCTTGGCCAACCACCCAGATACGTCCATGTCGCAGATCTACGGCGCCCCGCACCTCTTAAGGCTCTTCG TGCGAATCGGAGCCATGTTGGCTTACACTCCCCTGGATGAGAAGAGCCTGGCACTGCTGCTCACCTACCTGCAAGATTTCCTCAA GTACCTCGTCAAGAACTCTGCGACACTCTTCAGCGCCAGCGACTACGAGGTGGCCCCGCCGGAgtaccaccgaaaggccgtttGA